A genome region from Maridesulfovibrio salexigens DSM 2638 includes the following:
- a CDS encoding TRAP transporter large permease, whose translation MEPTTLGIIGIFVMLALLMTRMPVAYVMTLVGFGGFSMLISVKGGMNLLSRSFYDTFSSYSLSTIPLFILMGQLAFNSGISRRLYSAAYHFFGHIQGGLAMATVAACTAFGSVCGSSPATAATMATVGIPEMKRYGYSNSLAAGSVASGGGLGMIMPPSIVLIVYGILTEQSIGELFMAGILPSVVLTILFIIAIAIVCHRDPSLGPKGETFPLSAKLKSLMGLMDTIAVFALVIGGMFFGFFTPNESAAVGVLGILTLGIIKRQLTWQAFVNSLYETLRTSVMVLFLVAGALIFGKFLAVTRIPFNVAEWTASFDLHPLIIVSMILIVYFIGGCIMDALALIMLTIPVFYPVITTLGFDPIWFGVIIVLVTQIGVITPPVGINVYVVYGMAQKFAPDITLEDIFKGTMPFLLAILVGIVLFAIFPQIILYLPQAMY comes from the coding sequence ATGGAACCGACCACTCTTGGAATTATCGGCATATTTGTGATGCTGGCCCTGCTCATGACCCGCATGCCTGTGGCCTACGTTATGACGCTTGTCGGCTTCGGCGGATTTTCCATGCTGATTTCCGTTAAAGGCGGTATGAACCTGCTTTCACGCAGCTTTTACGACACTTTTTCATCATACAGCCTGTCCACCATTCCCCTGTTCATCCTCATGGGCCAGTTAGCCTTCAACAGCGGGATCAGCCGCAGGCTCTACAGTGCAGCTTACCATTTCTTTGGCCATATTCAGGGCGGCTTGGCCATGGCGACAGTTGCCGCATGCACCGCTTTCGGTTCGGTCTGCGGCTCGAGCCCTGCTACCGCTGCAACAATGGCGACTGTCGGTATCCCGGAAATGAAACGCTATGGATACTCCAACTCCCTCGCAGCAGGTTCTGTTGCTTCCGGCGGTGGGCTGGGTATGATCATGCCTCCCAGTATCGTGCTCATCGTCTACGGCATCCTCACCGAGCAATCAATCGGCGAGCTGTTCATGGCCGGAATTCTGCCCTCGGTAGTGCTGACCATCCTGTTTATCATCGCCATTGCCATAGTATGTCACCGCGATCCCAGCCTCGGTCCCAAAGGCGAAACTTTCCCCTTGAGCGCCAAACTCAAGTCCCTGATGGGCCTGATGGATACCATTGCCGTATTCGCTCTTGTGATCGGCGGTATGTTCTTTGGATTCTTTACTCCCAACGAATCAGCGGCTGTCGGCGTATTGGGAATTCTCACACTTGGAATCATTAAACGTCAGCTGACTTGGCAGGCTTTTGTAAATTCTCTTTATGAAACCCTGCGCACATCAGTAATGGTCCTGTTTCTCGTTGCCGGAGCGCTGATTTTCGGTAAATTCCTAGCCGTAACCCGCATTCCTTTCAATGTAGCTGAATGGACTGCTTCATTCGACCTGCATCCACTGATCATCGTTTCGATGATCCTCATCGTCTACTTTATTGGCGGCTGCATCATGGACGCTCTGGCCCTTATCATGCTGACTATCCCGGTATTCTACCCGGTTATAACCACACTTGGATTCGATCCGATCTGGTTCGGGGTTATTATTGTGCTGGTTACCCAGATCGGGGTCATCACTCCGCCCGTAGGGATTAACGTTTACGTGGTCTACGGTATGGCTCAGAAATTTGCCCCCGATATTACGCTTGAGGATATATTCAAGGGAACCATGCCCTTTCTGCTGGCAATTTTAGTGGGAATAGTACTCTTCGCAATCTTCCCCCAGATCATTTTGTATCTGCCACAAGCGATGTATTAA
- a CDS encoding SLC13 family permease yields the protein MPITPDIILVLAVLFLVVLFFIFEWVRVDMVGIMVMVCLPLLGLVTPQQAISGLSSNAVVSIIAVIIIGAGLDKTGVMNKLAQLILKFAGRDERKITSMVSATVAGISGFMQNIGAAALFMPAARRISTQTGVPASHILLPMAFCAIIGGTLTLVGSSPLILLNDLLIVRGVSYEHFGMFSMTPIGIMLIVSALLYFNVFGKWILPHTKASKVSGPLSPLLDKTYHEVGEIYEMKIPVHGFNEQCLSELQIRSNYACSVLASYNAVTHKRNVAPRPEDTLCPGDTIAVIGEAMFIKKLAADYGWSYSHELKVFADDLAPTNSGIMEGIVSPRSQFVGMTVRDIQLRKKFGVVPLAVYVGHEMIISDLSDLVVSEGNAFLLHGKWSAFHQFKDQNDFIFTEPIQGELQREDKAPFALGCLAVTMFMILVLDIQLSISLLFGAMAMILGKVLTIDEAYRSVDWMTVFLLAGLIPLGLAFENTGAAKMIADMLMNAVGVPSPTVLLICIGLLTSFFTLFTSNVGATVLLVPLSMNLALSCGADPRVAAMTVALAASNTFILPTHQVNALVMRPAGLKAVDYLRAGAGMTIIFLVVLVAGMRLFF from the coding sequence ATGCCTATTACTCCCGATATTATTTTAGTTCTTGCGGTTCTATTTTTAGTCGTACTTTTCTTTATATTTGAATGGGTACGAGTAGACATGGTCGGTATTATGGTCATGGTTTGTCTGCCGTTACTCGGTTTGGTTACTCCACAGCAGGCAATCAGTGGGTTAAGCAGTAACGCTGTAGTATCCATCATTGCTGTGATCATAATTGGGGCCGGTCTTGATAAGACCGGTGTAATGAATAAGCTTGCTCAATTGATTCTCAAGTTTGCCGGAAGAGACGAAAGGAAGATTACTTCTATGGTTTCTGCAACCGTGGCCGGGATATCCGGCTTCATGCAGAACATCGGAGCTGCTGCGCTCTTTATGCCGGCTGCGAGACGAATTTCTACTCAGACCGGGGTTCCGGCTTCGCACATTTTATTGCCTATGGCTTTTTGTGCCATTATCGGTGGCACTTTGACTCTTGTCGGGTCAAGCCCTCTGATTTTGCTGAATGATTTACTGATCGTGCGTGGTGTCAGCTATGAACATTTTGGAATGTTCAGTATGACACCGATCGGGATTATGCTTATAGTTTCCGCTTTGCTGTACTTCAATGTGTTTGGAAAATGGATCCTGCCTCATACTAAAGCCAGCAAGGTTAGTGGACCGCTTTCGCCTTTGCTGGATAAAACTTATCATGAAGTGGGCGAGATCTATGAAATGAAAATACCTGTTCATGGTTTTAATGAACAGTGTCTTTCTGAGCTCCAAATTCGTTCAAACTACGCCTGTTCTGTATTGGCTTCGTATAACGCAGTTACTCATAAGAGAAATGTTGCTCCCCGACCGGAAGATACTCTTTGTCCCGGAGATACTATTGCCGTAATCGGCGAGGCCATGTTTATCAAAAAACTCGCAGCTGACTATGGCTGGTCGTATTCCCATGAATTGAAAGTTTTCGCTGATGATCTTGCACCTACTAATTCGGGGATCATGGAAGGGATTGTTTCTCCCAGATCTCAATTTGTTGGAATGACTGTCAGAGATATTCAGCTGCGTAAGAAATTTGGTGTAGTTCCATTGGCTGTGTATGTAGGTCACGAGATGATTATCAGCGATCTCTCCGATTTGGTTGTCAGTGAAGGTAATGCATTTTTGCTGCATGGTAAGTGGAGTGCATTCCATCAGTTTAAGGATCAAAACGATTTTATTTTTACTGAACCGATACAAGGTGAATTGCAGCGTGAGGATAAGGCTCCATTTGCTCTTGGATGTCTCGCGGTGACCATGTTTATGATTCTGGTGCTGGATATCCAGCTTTCCATTTCGTTATTGTTCGGAGCCATGGCAATGATTTTAGGTAAGGTGCTGACTATTGATGAAGCATACCGTTCCGTGGACTGGATGACTGTATTCCTGTTGGCTGGATTAATTCCGTTGGGGCTTGCTTTTGAAAATACCGGGGCTGCCAAAATGATTGCTGATATGCTTATGAACGCTGTTGGAGTTCCATCGCCTACTGTTTTGCTTATCTGTATCGGGCTGCTAACTTCTTTTTTTACCCTGTTCACTTCCAATGTAGGGGCCACAGTTTTACTGGTGCCATTGTCCATGAACCTGGCTCTTTCATGCGGAGCTGACCCGCGTGTAGCAGCTATGACAGTTGCCTTAGCTGCTTCCAATACCTTCATCCTGCCCACACATCAGGTAAATGCTCTGGTCATGCGTCCGGCTGGTTTAAAAGCTGTTGATTATCTCCGCGCCGGTGCCGGGATGACTATCATCTTTTTGGTCGTGTTGGTGGCGGGGATGAGATTGTTTTTTTAG
- a CDS encoding ATP/GTP-binding protein translates to MRKYSIVAICIFLVLQLAACSTKKAIVTGFSSPESVTSDGHYFYVSNVGEELKPMDKDGDGYISRLSDEGKVIERKFIKGLNAPKGMVVLNDILYVADIDRVKGYSVADGKQVADVDFSGEGTSFLNGLVAIGEDRLLVSAMDTGNLYLLNTSTNSDFIKLECDSDLFGPNGLSYESKTGTVYLCSFGKDHQPNGIVGKGHIDEGKFYFEKVSSRNGFYDGMVYHEGNIVFSDWVDFKKEGILIKQDVETGESVTLDLGEKLGGPADFYLDRKEKRLWIPMMLENKVMIVGY, encoded by the coding sequence ATGCGTAAATATTCAATTGTCGCAATTTGTATTTTTCTGGTCTTGCAGCTTGCTGCCTGCTCAACAAAAAAAGCCATTGTTACCGGATTTTCATCCCCAGAAAGTGTGACCTCTGACGGTCATTATTTCTATGTTTCCAATGTGGGGGAAGAGCTTAAACCAATGGATAAAGATGGAGATGGATATATCTCCCGACTTTCTGATGAAGGAAAAGTTATTGAGCGAAAGTTTATTAAGGGGCTGAACGCACCCAAGGGAATGGTCGTACTTAACGATATTCTTTATGTAGCTGATATTGACCGGGTCAAAGGTTATTCTGTGGCAGATGGAAAACAAGTGGCAGATGTTGATTTTTCCGGCGAAGGTACTTCATTTCTGAACGGGCTTGTTGCTATTGGCGAAGATAGGCTGCTTGTTTCCGCTATGGACACCGGAAATCTCTATCTTTTAAATACTTCTACGAATTCCGATTTTATCAAGCTTGAATGTGATTCCGATCTTTTCGGTCCTAATGGGCTTTCTTACGAATCCAAGACCGGAACAGTTTATCTTTGCTCATTCGGAAAAGACCACCAGCCTAATGGAATTGTTGGTAAAGGGCATATTGATGAGGGCAAGTTCTATTTTGAAAAAGTCAGTTCACGAAATGGATTCTATGATGGAATGGTTTACCATGAGGGAAATATAGTCTTTTCCGACTGGGTAGACTTTAAAAAAGAAGGTATTTTGATAAAGCAGGATGTAGAAACAGGGGAGAGTGTCACGCTTGATCTTGGAGAAAAACTTGGTGGTCCTGCTGATTTTTATCTGGATCGGAAAGAGAAAAGGCTCTGGATTCCTATGATGCTGGAAAATAAAGTCATGATTGTCGGATATTAA
- a CDS encoding rubrerythrin family protein: MSKTLENLKAAFAGESQANRKYLAFAEKAEAEGKPGVAKLFRAAAAAETIHAHAHLRLMKGIGTTEENLKQAIEGESYEFESMYPEMMEDAKNEGENAVLRYFGFANEAEKIHANLYTEALNAEGDVFAEAEFYICSVCGHTQNGEATEKCPICGAAPKAYHKVD; the protein is encoded by the coding sequence ATGAGCAAGACACTTGAAAACCTCAAAGCAGCATTTGCAGGCGAATCCCAGGCTAACCGTAAATACCTCGCTTTCGCAGAAAAAGCAGAAGCAGAAGGCAAACCCGGTGTAGCTAAACTTTTCCGTGCAGCTGCTGCCGCTGAAACCATTCACGCTCACGCACATCTTCGTCTTATGAAAGGCATCGGTACTACTGAAGAAAACCTCAAGCAGGCAATCGAAGGCGAAAGCTACGAATTCGAATCCATGTACCCCGAAATGATGGAAGATGCGAAAAATGAAGGTGAAAACGCAGTACTCCGCTACTTCGGTTTCGCTAACGAAGCAGAAAAAATCCACGCAAACCTCTACACTGAAGCTCTCAATGCAGAAGGTGATGTTTTCGCAGAAGCAGAATTCTACATCTGTTCCGTGTGTGGTCACACCCAGAACGGTGAAGCCACCGAAAAATGTCCCATCTGTGGAGCAGCTCCCAAAGCATACCACAAAGTGGACTAA
- a CDS encoding FUSC family protein — protein MKFAAITHHKAHIKHGIKTGIAAVLAFIVADLCSLKFGYWAALSAVIVMQINVADSIKMCWYRFSGTAIGAFIGVLCILIFPQTPYMTMLALFLSVGFCAYMTKYNNRYKMAAITVTIVTLASLGEPNRIEFGLFRVLEIGIGVASAFVTSISIWPLRASETLKDELFNQFEECAANYETLMEGFLDKQSCLIPSALESFNSRLAKNREIYAKVIRLERFIYVEDTQLLGMKVEILEKCASHLRAMLHALSHVHGEGYHIIMEEELRQLAHATSKAMRAIGSKKIPNEQSLHDALVASQKRLEALRNEGATRRFYLQKMIQFFAFYHSAQFICEDLLRYTRERKKINAQKDKTNKHQQD, from the coding sequence ATGAAGTTCGCAGCTATCACCCATCATAAAGCTCATATCAAGCATGGCATTAAAACCGGTATTGCCGCTGTCCTCGCCTTTATTGTAGCGGATTTATGCAGCCTCAAATTCGGATACTGGGCAGCTTTATCCGCTGTTATCGTCATGCAGATCAACGTTGCCGACTCTATAAAGATGTGCTGGTACCGCTTTTCCGGTACTGCCATCGGCGCTTTCATCGGTGTGTTATGCATACTCATTTTTCCGCAGACACCTTACATGACCATGCTGGCTCTATTCCTTTCAGTAGGTTTCTGCGCTTATATGACCAAGTACAATAACCGCTACAAAATGGCGGCAATCACAGTGACTATTGTAACTCTGGCCAGTCTTGGTGAGCCCAACCGTATAGAATTTGGTCTTTTCAGGGTGCTTGAAATCGGTATCGGCGTTGCTAGTGCCTTCGTAACCAGTATCTCAATCTGGCCTTTGCGTGCTTCTGAAACACTAAAAGACGAATTGTTTAATCAATTTGAAGAATGCGCAGCAAACTATGAAACGCTTATGGAAGGTTTTCTCGATAAACAAAGCTGTCTCATTCCCAGTGCTCTTGAATCATTTAACAGTAGACTGGCTAAGAATAGGGAAATCTACGCCAAAGTAATCCGTCTCGAAAGATTCATATATGTTGAAGACACCCAATTGCTGGGCATGAAAGTAGAAATCCTTGAAAAGTGCGCTTCACACTTGAGGGCTATGCTGCATGCGTTGAGCCATGTTCATGGAGAAGGATATCATATTATTATGGAAGAGGAACTGCGCCAGTTGGCACATGCAACTTCCAAGGCTATGCGCGCTATCGGCTCAAAAAAAATACCAAATGAACAATCTCTCCATGACGCTTTGGTTGCTTCCCAAAAACGCCTTGAAGCTCTGCGCAATGAAGGGGCAACCCGCAGATTCTACTTACAAAAAATGATTCAATTCTTTGCCTTCTACCATAGCGCTCAATTCATTTGCGAAGACCTGCTCCGCTACACAAGGGAAAGAAAAAAAATCAACGCCCAAAAAGATAAAACTAATAAACACCAGCAAGACTAA
- a CDS encoding helix-turn-helix transcriptional regulator, with translation MLTIPRFIHNSPQFADITVDGITFVQFQSRKSKIRHEVCVSQHSLVFVLEGTKYIHSADGDMVIRKGEAFFCRKGCHLMSEMIPEDGGTFDTVLFFFDDAILGNFVDQLSAEKNQIASTDRSAFRIKVTEQVSIYLSSMLSLFDSPLGKNDDFLRLKVNELLHYIYTASGNDEFVSFLVACRNSSRGDLSAVMERYFNKNISLETVAELSGRSLSSFKREFKKTFNTTPARWIRERRMSWAEQLLRNSAKSITEISYESGYESLSHFSTLFRKNYGVTPREYRAELNSAKSDL, from the coding sequence ATGCTTACAATCCCGCGTTTCATTCATAACTCACCTCAATTCGCAGATATCACTGTCGATGGAATTACCTTTGTGCAATTCCAAAGCAGAAAATCAAAAATCCGCCACGAAGTTTGTGTGTCGCAACACTCCCTCGTCTTTGTTCTTGAGGGTACTAAGTATATTCATTCTGCTGATGGCGATATGGTGATTCGTAAGGGGGAAGCATTTTTCTGCCGTAAGGGATGTCATCTTATGTCTGAGATGATTCCGGAAGATGGCGGGACATTTGACACCGTTCTTTTCTTCTTTGATGACGCTATACTTGGTAATTTTGTGGATCAGCTCTCCGCAGAAAAAAATCAAATAGCTTCTACTGATCGATCTGCTTTTCGCATTAAGGTTACGGAGCAAGTCAGTATTTATCTCTCTTCCATGCTTTCGTTATTTGATTCCCCGCTTGGTAAAAATGATGATTTTCTGCGGCTGAAAGTTAACGAGCTGCTACATTATATATATACCGCATCAGGAAATGATGAGTTTGTCAGCTTCTTGGTAGCTTGTAGAAACAGTAGCAGGGGAGATCTCTCCGCAGTCATGGAGCGGTATTTTAACAAAAATATCAGCCTTGAAACTGTGGCGGAATTATCTGGACGAAGCCTTTCCTCCTTTAAACGTGAATTTAAAAAAACGTTTAACACCACCCCCGCGCGTTGGATTCGTGAACGCCGCATGTCTTGGGCTGAGCAGCTTCTGCGGAATTCAGCCAAGAGTATTACAGAAATTTCCTATGAATCCGGCTACGAAAGCTTGTCCCACTTCAGCACTCTATTTCGTAAGAATTACGGAGTCACTCCCAGAGAATATCGTGCTGAACTGAATTCAGCAAAATCTGATCTTTAA
- a CDS encoding lipid-binding SYLF domain-containing protein, with the protein MHKNITAVLLGLTIIILSSCTPVKQFVGNPCISNSSTTMQRIVDSSACALNQMRSKENWPYIDYLLEESRAVFIFPDVYKAAFLVGAEVGPGVLCAKDDTGFWNGPAFFNMAGIDVGLQGGVEGKTLLVFLMDDQALDDALGGKIDLSLGVDMAVGHTADRSNRGTFDVEGNIVLLVDQAGAYGGMTARTGAFMVSNDFNKRYYGKKVSVSDLLLTHKYDKPEADKLLLSLAGVY; encoded by the coding sequence ATGCACAAGAATATAACAGCAGTCCTGTTGGGACTCACAATCATAATATTAAGTTCATGTACTCCGGTGAAACAATTTGTCGGTAATCCCTGCATCAGCAATTCATCAACAACAATGCAGCGTATTGTCGATTCATCGGCTTGCGCTCTTAATCAAATGAGATCCAAAGAGAATTGGCCGTATATTGATTATTTGCTTGAAGAGTCACGGGCAGTGTTCATCTTTCCGGATGTGTACAAGGCCGCATTCTTGGTGGGAGCGGAAGTAGGGCCGGGAGTCCTTTGTGCGAAGGATGATACCGGGTTTTGGAACGGTCCTGCTTTTTTTAATATGGCCGGGATTGATGTCGGCTTGCAGGGTGGGGTTGAAGGTAAAACACTGCTGGTATTTCTTATGGATGATCAGGCCCTTGATGATGCTCTTGGCGGTAAAATCGACCTTTCTTTGGGCGTGGATATGGCTGTGGGGCATACTGCCGACCGCAGCAATCGCGGAACTTTTGATGTCGAAGGAAATATCGTTCTACTGGTTGATCAGGCCGGAGCGTATGGTGGCATGACCGCCCGAACAGGAGCATTCATGGTCAGTAATGACTTCAATAAGAGATATTACGGAAAGAAAGTCAGCGTAAGTGATCTGCTTCTGACTCATAAGTATGACAAGCCGGAAGCAGATAAATTACTACTTAGTCTTGCTGGTGTTTATTAG
- a CDS encoding AraC family transcriptional regulator, whose amino-acid sequence MDVQIWTLDPAKMAYAEHVGPYEEVGKAWEKLCAWAGPNGHFNEKTRFYGVYHDDPGQVPAAELRSEACITLENEVEVPAGIKLKNFSGGKYAVTAHLGPYEKLKDSWTEFYEKWLPQSGETHAEAPCYEQYMNDPNNTKPEHLVTILLMPLK is encoded by the coding sequence ATGGACGTACAAATCTGGACCCTTGATCCTGCTAAAATGGCTTATGCCGAACATGTTGGACCTTATGAAGAGGTAGGAAAAGCATGGGAAAAACTTTGCGCATGGGCTGGCCCTAACGGTCATTTCAATGAGAAGACCAGATTCTATGGAGTTTACCACGATGATCCGGGGCAGGTTCCTGCTGCAGAATTGCGCTCCGAAGCCTGCATTACTTTGGAAAACGAAGTGGAGGTTCCTGCCGGAATCAAACTTAAAAATTTTTCTGGCGGCAAATATGCAGTTACTGCACACCTTGGACCATACGAAAAACTCAAGGATTCCTGGACCGAATTCTACGAGAAATGGCTTCCCCAAAGCGGTGAAACCCACGCGGAGGCCCCCTGCTACGAGCAGTATATGAACGATCCCAACAACACAAAACCCGAGCATCTTGTTACCATTTTGCTCATGCCTTTGAAGTAG
- a CDS encoding AraC family transcriptional regulator, with the protein MSTILKPYNERMMEVLLYIQRNLDGDLSPETLAELACFSVAHFHRIFKGMVGESLKEHVRRLRLERASYRLCYSNTTVMEIALDAGFESPETFSRAFKKRFLVSPSDFRNNSRTMLALGGDGKIHYRPDPNIESFELDSTPHSCEVEIRTRDEIQVVFIRHVGPYPKVTKAWEKLCGWGFGKGLFSEKTEFLGLSYDDPDITPEGKIRYDACFTVNEEVETPPEMGLQVIPGGKYAVTTHYGPYEKMHGIYRELYGKWLPSSGYQLKNTIPSFEKYIKVPPDVPPEEAVTEIWLAVY; encoded by the coding sequence ATGTCTACCATATTGAAACCGTACAATGAAAGAATGATGGAGGTTCTGCTCTACATCCAGCGCAATCTGGACGGAGACTTATCCCCGGAAACACTGGCTGAACTGGCTTGTTTTTCCGTTGCTCACTTTCATCGAATTTTCAAAGGCATGGTAGGTGAAAGCTTAAAGGAGCATGTCCGTAGATTACGTTTGGAACGTGCTTCATACCGGCTTTGCTATTCAAATACCACAGTCATGGAGATTGCCCTTGATGCCGGTTTTGAATCTCCTGAAACATTCAGCAGGGCATTCAAAAAAAGATTTCTGGTTTCGCCCAGCGATTTCAGGAACAACTCAAGAACCATGCTTGCGCTAGGAGGAGACGGAAAAATTCATTACCGTCCAGACCCAAACATTGAGAGCTTCGAGTTGGATTCCACACCGCATTCCTGCGAAGTTGAAATACGTACACGAGATGAAATTCAGGTAGTATTTATCCGCCATGTGGGTCCGTATCCTAAGGTAACTAAAGCATGGGAAAAACTTTGTGGATGGGGTTTTGGAAAAGGTCTGTTTTCCGAAAAGACAGAATTTCTGGGACTCTCTTACGATGACCCGGACATTACCCCGGAAGGTAAAATCCGTTACGATGCTTGCTTTACTGTCAATGAGGAAGTTGAAACTCCTCCGGAAATGGGGCTTCAGGTTATCCCCGGCGGAAAGTATGCGGTTACTACTCACTACGGACCTTACGAAAAAATGCACGGCATATACCGTGAACTTTACGGTAAATGGTTACCCAGTAGCGGCTACCAACTGAAAAACACCATTCCGTCATTTGAAAAGTACATAAAAGTTCCACCGGATGTTCCGCCTGAGGAAGCGGTTACGGAGATCTGGCTGGCAGTTTATTAA
- a CDS encoding TRAP transporter small permease, whose protein sequence is MGNQVIGLINKFEALLKNIAAVCLIGMALLTGADILSRGALDTPIFGVEDIVAVLAVLTTGLALGYAESQKANIGVEFLYSKMNARTRRTVKICTTSLSVALFGLVTWRLYLYGCSMRESGEVSMTLELPTDMVIFALTFGFGCFTLTLLKELIMLFKGEE, encoded by the coding sequence GTGGGTAATCAAGTCATAGGCCTCATTAATAAATTTGAGGCATTGTTAAAAAATATTGCCGCCGTATGCTTGATCGGCATGGCCCTATTAACCGGGGCGGATATTCTTTCACGCGGCGCGCTGGACACCCCCATTTTCGGGGTAGAAGATATTGTAGCCGTGCTGGCTGTTCTGACTACAGGACTAGCCCTTGGCTATGCCGAGAGCCAAAAGGCAAACATAGGTGTGGAATTCCTGTACAGTAAAATGAATGCCCGAACCCGGCGCACTGTTAAGATCTGCACGACTTCCTTAAGTGTTGCTCTTTTTGGGCTGGTTACCTGGAGACTATATCTTTACGGCTGCTCCATGCGTGAATCCGGGGAAGTTTCAATGACCCTTGAATTACCTACTGACATGGTCATTTTCGCACTGACTTTCGGTTTTGGTTGCTTCACTCTCACCCTGCTGAAAGAACTCATCATGCTTTTCAAAGGGGAAGAATAA
- the asnS gene encoding asparagine--tRNA ligase produces MRRTCVKDILNAENAASEILVKGWVRTKRDNKGFSFLEVNDGSCLKNVQVIIDHTPEIEAELEKISTGASVSVLGELVESPGKGQKWEVRGKSIEMLGFADPETFPLQKKRHSDEFLRTIAHLRPRTNKFGAMFRIRSELSYAIHKYFRDKGFFYVHTPIITGSDCEGAGEMFRVTSLDHAALSSMKKEDQAANDFFGKESHLTVSGQLDAEMYALSLGQVYTFGPTFRAEKSNTPRHAAEFWMVEPEVAFADLNDNMDLGEEMVKYLINHVLEKCADDIELFAKFVDKTLMDTLRNTLDNDFERIRYEDAVNLLQRCKKAKKFEYYPEYGQDLQTEHERYLTEKHFKKPVIVYDYPKEIKPFYMRMNDDGKTVAAMDLLVPRIGELVGGSQREERLDVLESRIAETGMESEDYWWYLDSRRFGSAPHAGFGMGFERMLMLLTGVTNIRDVIPFPRTPKNLEF; encoded by the coding sequence ATGAGAAGAACATGCGTTAAAGATATCTTGAATGCGGAAAATGCTGCATCAGAAATCCTGGTAAAAGGCTGGGTCCGCACCAAGCGTGACAATAAGGGCTTTTCATTCTTGGAGGTTAACGACGGTTCCTGCTTGAAGAATGTGCAGGTAATTATCGACCATACCCCCGAAATCGAGGCCGAACTTGAAAAAATTTCTACCGGGGCATCAGTCAGTGTTCTTGGTGAATTGGTCGAATCTCCGGGTAAGGGGCAGAAATGGGAAGTTCGCGGTAAGTCTATTGAAATGCTCGGCTTTGCAGATCCCGAAACTTTTCCGCTCCAGAAGAAACGTCATTCTGATGAGTTCTTGAGAACCATTGCTCATCTGCGCCCCCGCACAAATAAATTCGGCGCTATGTTCCGCATTCGCTCCGAACTTTCATACGCGATTCATAAATATTTCCGCGATAAAGGGTTCTTTTACGTACATACCCCGATCATTACCGGCTCCGACTGTGAAGGTGCAGGGGAAATGTTCCGGGTTACCTCCCTCGACCATGCAGCTCTTTCTAGCATGAAAAAGGAAGATCAGGCAGCTAATGATTTCTTCGGCAAGGAATCACACCTGACTGTTTCCGGTCAGCTCGATGCTGAAATGTATGCTCTTTCCCTTGGACAGGTTTACACTTTCGGTCCTACTTTCCGTGCAGAAAAATCCAACACCCCGCGCCATGCTGCTGAATTTTGGATGGTTGAACCTGAAGTAGCTTTCGCCGATCTTAATGATAATATGGATCTCGGTGAAGAAATGGTTAAGTATTTGATCAACCATGTTCTTGAAAAGTGTGCTGACGATATCGAATTGTTCGCAAAATTTGTGGACAAAACTCTCATGGATACCTTGCGCAACACTCTTGATAACGACTTTGAACGTATCCGTTACGAAGACGCAGTGAATTTGCTGCAGCGTTGCAAGAAAGCTAAGAAATTTGAATATTACCCTGAGTACGGTCAGGATTTGCAGACCGAGCACGAAAGATATCTCACAGAGAAGCACTTCAAAAAGCCGGTCATTGTTTATGATTACCCTAAAGAAATCAAGCCGTTCTACATGCGCATGAATGACGATGGTAAAACCGTTGCCGCCATGGACCTGCTTGTTCCCAGAATTGGTGAACTGGTAGGCGGATCGCAGCGTGAAGAAAGACTTGATGTTCTGGAAAGCAGAATTGCTGAAACCGGAATGGAGTCCGAAGATTACTGGTGGTATCTCGATTCCCGCCGTTTCGGCTCCGCACCTCATGCCGGATTCGGTATGGGCTTCGAACGTATGCTGATGTTGCTCACCGGCGTGACCAATATCCGCGACGTTATCCCGTTCCCCAGAACTCCCAAGAATCTTGAATTCTAA